One part of the Rutidosis leptorrhynchoides isolate AG116_Rl617_1_P2 chromosome 1, CSIRO_AGI_Rlap_v1, whole genome shotgun sequence genome encodes these proteins:
- the LOC139845342 gene encoding uncharacterized protein: MESKMLLVKAINPRYPTVSTMVRILSIETLSKSNFDQGKPFLDVIATDKEGDRIGITLKNYHKNKFEDILKEQNIYVLKNVGTQRFTNNKLNHWTHDTSGSIVSCTLFAKYMVDFFAHMKQTDENQCVILLIQFGRTKKYNRQLTVGSDRSHTGLFLDTNIPIVTDFRTRFLANHEENGAETSFAPSLTPTLTPKGKPLDEWFENVTCVGCGDLSYNNVRLILEGVYVVAADIIVIEPDSTWSYIVCKKCHRTAKTKSNDVDLTLDIDQQLMLKRNCSNCGDNPQVALRFKVSVRMSDDTGIATVTIFETIVKKFVTKSAYELQKSLLEDEDHPSELEALVGQNLLLKVDVKPYNKKYTLEKYTVKDASTDETFFEKFREQYKKL, from the exons ATGGAATCAAAGATGTTATTGGTAAAAGCAATCAATCCAAGGTACCCGACTGTAAGTACAATGGTCAGGATTCTTAGTATTGAAACGTTGTCCAAATCAAATTTTGATCAAGGAAAGCCTTTCCTGGATGTAATCGCTACTGACAAAGAG GGTGACCGAATTGGTATTACACTCAAGAATTATCATAAGAACAAATTTGAGGATATTCTGAAGGAGCAGAATATTTATGTTCTTAAAAATGTTGGCACACAACGATTCACAAATAACAAACTGAATCACTGGACTCATGATACCAG TGGTTCCATTGTCTCATGCACATTGTTTGCTAAATATATGGTTGATTTTTTTGCTCATATGAAACAAACTGATGAAAATCAGTGTGTCATTCTGCTTATTCAGTTTGGAAGAACCAAAAAATACAACC GTCAGCTAACTGTTGGTAGTGACAGGAGTCACACCGGATTGTTTTTGGACACCAACATACCGATTGTCACTGACTTCAGGACACG ATTTCTCGCCAATCACGAAGAGAATGGTGCAGAGACATCGTTCGCACCTTCGCTGACACCAACCTTAACACCTAAAGGGAAACCACTAGACGAGTGGTTCGAAAATGTTACATGTGTTGGATGTGGTGACTTGTCATACAATAATGTCAGGCTAATTTTG GAGGGAGTTTATGTTGTTGCAGCTGATATCATTGTCATTGAACCAGACAGTACGTGGTCGTACATCGTCTGTAAGAAATGTCATAGAACAGCAAAAACAAAATCTAATGATGTTGATCTTACACTGGACATTGATCAACAGTTGATGTTAAAGCGTAATTGTAGTAATTGTGGCGATAACCCACAAGTTGCTCTAAG GTTCAAAGTAAGTGTGCGCATGTCAGATGATACTGGAATTGCAACAGTTACTATCTTTGAAACTATTGTCAAAAAGTTTGTTACCAAATCCGCTTATGAACTCCAAAAGTCATTACTTGAAGACGAGGACCACCCCTCAGAGTTGGAAGCATTAGTTGGTCAAAATCTTCTCTTGAAGGTGGATGTTAAGCCTTACAACAAAAAGTATACCCTTGAGAAGTATACAGTCAAAGACGCATCCACAGATGAAACATTTTTCGAGAAATTTCGCGAGcagtacaag AAATTATGA